The Prevotella melaninogenica ATCC 25845 genome includes a window with the following:
- a CDS encoding MFS transporter: MTDKIQTSLRDSAAMRWTALLLLSLAMFCAYIFVDILSPIKELMQEQRGWDSTAFGTMQGSETFLNVFVFFLIFAGIILDKMGVRFTAILSGAVMLAGALIKYYAISDSFAGSALDVWFTNNLNHIPVFEQLGVSPFYQGMPASAKVAACGFMIFGCGVEMAGITVSRGIVKWFKGREMALAMGSEMALARLGVATCMIFSPFFAKLGGDINVSRSVAFGVVLICIALMMFIVYFFMDKKLDSQTGEAEEKEDPFKISDLGKILSSMGFWLVALLCVLYYSAIFPFQKYAVNMLQCNLTFHELPSGSYWASSSVTIIQYVIMLVVAATAFMFNFMKNKALKNLMLFFSIFFLVAYCYMGYMRQSAESIFAVFPLLAVGITPILGSYVDHKGKAASMLVLGSLLLIVCHLTFAFVLPQFKSSQVGGVIVAYVTILVLGASFSLVPASLWPSVPKLVDAKIIGSAYALIFWIQNIGLWLFPLLIGKVLDKTNVGVTDPTQLNYTAPLVMLAGLGVIALIIGLTLKVVDKKRNLGLEEPNIKE, encoded by the coding sequence ATGACTGATAAAATTCAAACATCATTGAGAGATTCAGCAGCGATGCGCTGGACGGCTCTCCTCCTTTTATCCCTGGCAATGTTCTGTGCCTACATCTTTGTTGATATCCTTTCTCCAATCAAGGAGTTGATGCAGGAGCAGAGAGGTTGGGACTCAACCGCATTCGGTACTATGCAGGGTTCAGAGACATTCCTTAATGTCTTCGTGTTCTTCCTCATCTTCGCAGGTATCATCCTCGATAAGATGGGCGTTCGTTTCACTGCTATCTTGTCTGGTGCAGTGATGTTAGCTGGTGCTTTAATCAAGTACTATGCCATCAGCGACAGCTTTGCTGGTAGTGCACTTGACGTATGGTTTACCAATAACCTCAACCACATTCCTGTCTTCGAGCAGTTGGGTGTATCTCCTTTCTATCAGGGTATGCCAGCCTCTGCAAAGGTTGCAGCTTGTGGTTTCATGATATTTGGTTGTGGCGTTGAGATGGCAGGTATCACTGTTTCTCGTGGTATTGTAAAGTGGTTCAAGGGTCGTGAGATGGCATTGGCAATGGGTTCAGAGATGGCTTTAGCTCGTCTTGGCGTTGCTACCTGTATGATTTTCTCGCCATTCTTTGCAAAACTCGGTGGCGATATTAATGTTTCTCGTTCTGTAGCTTTCGGTGTAGTACTTATCTGTATTGCATTGATGATGTTCATCGTTTACTTCTTCATGGATAAGAAGCTCGACTCACAGACTGGTGAGGCAGAGGAAAAAGAAGATCCATTTAAGATTAGCGACCTCGGTAAGATTCTTTCAAGTATGGGCTTCTGGCTCGTAGCATTGCTCTGTGTGCTTTATTACTCAGCTATCTTCCCATTCCAGAAGTACGCTGTAAATATGCTTCAGTGTAACCTTACCTTCCACGAACTTCCTTCAGGTTCATACTGGGCTTCATCAAGTGTGACTATCATACAGTATGTTATCATGCTCGTTGTTGCTGCTACTGCATTCATGTTCAACTTCATGAAGAATAAGGCTTTGAAGAATCTTATGCTCTTCTTTTCTATATTCTTCCTTGTTGCTTACTGCTACATGGGTTATATGCGTCAGTCTGCAGAGTCTATCTTTGCTGTATTCCCACTGCTCGCAGTAGGTATTACACCAATCCTTGGTAGCTATGTTGACCATAAGGGTAAGGCTGCCTCTATGCTCGTTTTAGGTTCATTGCTTCTGATTGTTTGTCACCTCACCTTTGCCTTTGTTCTTCCACAGTTTAAGTCAAGTCAGGTGGGTGGTGTTATCGTAGCTTATGTAACCATCCTCGTTCTCGGTGCTTCTTTCTCACTTGTGCCTGCTTCATTGTGGCCAAGTGTTCCAAAGCTCGTAGATGCAAAGATTATCGGTTCTGCTTACGCACTTATCTTCTGGATTCAGAATATCGGTTTGTGGTTGTTCCCACTCCTTATTGGTAAGGTTCTCGACAAGACAAACGTAGGTGTTACTGACCCAACACAGCTCAACTATACAGCTCCGTTGGTTATGCTTGCTGGTTTGGGTGTGATAGCTCTTATCATTGGTCTTACTTTGAAGGTAGTAGATAAGAAGCGCAACCTCGGTTTGGAAGAGCCAAATATCAAGGAATAA
- a CDS encoding ExbD/TolR family protein, protein MKLYRGRNHEIPALNTASMPDLIFSILFFFMLVVHMRKANVHVKYQVPMATELSRMYNNSTIQHIYIGRPINSLGQVEGEKMVVQLNDHITTIPEIRKYLIQLSAALPPEQRKELSVSIKADRHADMGTIMDLKQVLREANVLNVNFTATMSRNNKLK, encoded by the coding sequence ATGAAACTCTATCGCGGAAGAAATCATGAGATCCCTGCATTGAACACAGCTTCTATGCCTGATCTTATCTTTTCTATTCTTTTCTTCTTCATGTTAGTTGTACACATGAGGAAAGCAAACGTACACGTAAAGTACCAAGTGCCAATGGCAACAGAGCTTTCACGCATGTATAATAATTCAACTATACAGCACATCTATATTGGTCGTCCCATCAATAGCCTTGGACAAGTAGAAGGAGAGAAGATGGTTGTACAATTAAATGATCATATCACAACGATTCCTGAAATAAGGAAATATCTGATTCAACTCTCTGCTGCTTTACCGCCAGAACAGCGCAAAGAGCTAAGCGTAAGCATCAAAGCAGACCGCCATGCAGATATGGGTACGATTATGGATCTCAAACAAGTGTTGAGAGAGGCTAACGTGTTGAATGTCAACTTTACAGCCACAATGAGTAGGAATAACAAACTGAAGTAG
- a CDS encoding alpha/beta fold hydrolase: protein MNKNLTMAMTAALMMSGSVAQAQDVNIGRSNITLTSDLMTPETLWAMGRIGAAQASPDGKKIVYQVGYYSVKENKGHQVLRVMDADGKNDRLLTTSAKSEGDAAWVDNNTLAFLTGGQLWTMNADGTNRKQLTHSDIDIEGFRFSPDRKRVVLIKSIPYYGTIKQNPSDLPKATGMVITDMNYRHWDHYVTTNAHPFVADVTPEGIGAGIDVLEGEPYESPLAPFGGIEQIDWSKDSKFIAYTCRKKEGTQYAISTDADIYIYNVETRQTKNLCKPADYVEPKIDATKSMRNQAVNHQAGDMNVGYDVNPKFSPDGKYIAWQSMKNDGYESDRNRLCVYELATGKKTYVAESFDSNVDDYTWSLNSKDLYFIGVWHATVNVYQTNLKGEVKQLTEGDHNYVSISLLGDKKLLAIRQSISQANEIFAITPAKKEKASVQTQLSFENKHIYDQLALGDVKSRWVKTTDGKEMMEWVITPPHFDPNKKYPTLLFCEGGPQSPVSQFWSYRWNFQIMAANGYVIIAPNRRGLPGFGSAWNEEVSTDWTGQCMNDYLSAIDDAANNLSFVDKDRLGAVGASFGGFSVYYLAGIHNKRFKCFISHDGAFNLESMYTDTEEAWFSNWEYDDAYWNKDKSEAAKRTYANSPHLNVDKWDTPILCIHGEKDYRINANQGMGAFNAARLRGIPAELLLYPDENHWVLKPQNSVLWQRTFFNWLDRWLKK from the coding sequence ATGAACAAAAACTTAACCATGGCAATGACTGCGGCTCTGATGATGAGTGGTAGCGTTGCACAAGCACAGGATGTGAACATCGGACGTAGCAACATTACGCTGACAAGTGACCTCATGACTCCTGAGACACTTTGGGCTATGGGACGTATCGGTGCTGCACAAGCCTCACCTGATGGCAAGAAGATTGTCTATCAGGTGGGTTATTACAGTGTCAAAGAAAACAAAGGACACCAGGTACTACGCGTGATGGATGCCGATGGTAAGAACGACCGTCTGCTGACTACCTCTGCAAAGAGTGAGGGTGATGCAGCATGGGTCGACAACAACACCTTGGCATTCCTTACAGGTGGACAGTTGTGGACAATGAATGCAGACGGTACTAACCGTAAGCAGTTGACACACTCGGATATCGACATCGAAGGTTTCCGATTCTCTCCAGACCGTAAGCGTGTTGTTCTCATCAAGAGCATCCCTTACTATGGCACTATTAAGCAGAACCCAAGCGACTTGCCAAAGGCTACGGGTATGGTCATCACCGATATGAACTATCGTCACTGGGACCATTACGTTACAACCAATGCACATCCATTTGTTGCAGATGTTACTCCTGAGGGTATCGGTGCAGGTATTGATGTACTCGAAGGCGAACCTTACGAGAGTCCGTTGGCACCATTTGGTGGTATTGAGCAGATTGATTGGAGCAAGGATTCTAAGTTCATTGCTTATACCTGCCGTAAGAAGGAAGGTACACAATATGCCATCTCTACCGATGCCGACATATATATATATAATGTGGAGACTCGCCAAACAAAGAATCTCTGCAAGCCAGCCGACTATGTTGAGCCAAAGATTGATGCTACAAAGAGTATGCGTAATCAGGCTGTAAATCATCAGGCTGGCGATATGAATGTAGGTTACGATGTTAACCCTAAGTTCTCACCTGACGGCAAGTACATTGCATGGCAAAGTATGAAGAACGATGGTTATGAGAGTGATCGCAACCGCCTCTGTGTCTATGAATTGGCAACAGGCAAGAAGACATACGTTGCTGAAAGCTTTGATTCAAATGTAGACGACTACACATGGAGCCTTAATTCAAAGGACCTTTATTTCATTGGTGTATGGCATGCAACGGTGAACGTCTATCAGACGAATCTTAAGGGCGAAGTAAAGCAGCTGACAGAAGGCGATCATAACTATGTAAGTATCTCACTCCTTGGTGATAAGAAGTTGCTTGCTATCCGTCAGAGCATCTCTCAAGCTAATGAAATCTTCGCTATAACTCCTGCTAAGAAGGAGAAAGCAAGCGTTCAGACACAGCTCAGCTTTGAGAATAAGCACATCTATGACCAGTTAGCTTTGGGTGATGTAAAGTCTCGTTGGGTAAAGACAACTGATGGTAAGGAAATGATGGAATGGGTAATTACTCCTCCACACTTCGATCCAAATAAGAAGTACCCTACATTGCTCTTCTGTGAAGGCGGACCACAAAGTCCTGTTTCTCAGTTCTGGAGCTATCGTTGGAACTTTCAGATTATGGCAGCCAATGGCTATGTCATCATTGCACCAAACCGTCGTGGCTTGCCAGGCTTTGGTAGTGCATGGAACGAGGAAGTTAGTACCGATTGGACTGGTCAGTGTATGAACGACTACCTTTCAGCGATTGACGATGCAGCTAACAATCTATCATTTGTAGACAAAGACCGCTTAGGTGCTGTTGGTGCTTCATTTGGTGGCTTCTCTGTTTATTATCTTGCTGGTATTCACAACAAGCGCTTCAAGTGTTTCATCTCTCATGATGGTGCTTTCAATCTTGAGAGTATGTACACAGATACAGAGGAGGCTTGGTTCAGCAACTGGGAGTATGACGATGCATATTGGAATAAGGACAAGAGCGAAGCTGCAAAGCGTACTTACGCAAACAGTCCTCATTTGAATGTTGATAAGTGGGATACTCCAATCCTTTGTATCCACGGCGAGAAAGACTATCGTATTAATGCTAATCAAGGAATGGGTGCTTTCAATGCAGCTCGTCTGCGTGGTATCCCAGCTGAGTTACTTCTCTATCCTGATGAGAACCACTGGGTATTGAAACCACAAAACAGTGTTCTCTGGCAGCGTACATTCTTTAATTGGCTCGACCGCTGGCTGAAGAAGTAG
- a CDS encoding Lrp/AsnC family transcriptional regulator produces the protein MAHRSLDRLDKKILHLISEDARIPFLEVARACNVSGAAIHQRIQKLTNLGVLKGSQFIIDPERIGYETCAFIGLNLKNPEKFDDVVEALRQIPEIVECHYTTGEYDLFLKIYAYNNHHLMSVIHDKLMPLGLSRSESSISYNAVIDRTLPIEGMKVADVVLDDDEEDEE, from the coding sequence ATGGCACATAGAAGTTTAGATCGTCTTGATAAGAAGATTCTGCACCTCATCTCTGAGGATGCAAGAATTCCATTCCTTGAGGTTGCACGTGCATGTAACGTCAGCGGTGCAGCCATTCATCAACGTATTCAGAAGTTAACAAATCTTGGAGTATTAAAGGGTTCACAGTTTATTATAGACCCAGAACGTATTGGTTATGAGACCTGTGCATTCATTGGTTTGAACCTTAAGAATCCTGAGAAATTTGATGATGTTGTTGAAGCTCTGCGTCAGATTCCAGAGATTGTGGAGTGTCACTACACCACAGGTGAGTATGACCTCTTCTTGAAGATTTACGCATACAACAACCATCACCTTATGTCTGTCATTCACGACAAGCTGATGCCACTTGGTCTATCACGCAGCGAGAGTTCAATCTCTTACAATGCTGTTATCGACCGCACCTTACCTATTGAGGGCATGAAGGTTGCTGATGTCGTTCTGGATGATGATGAAGAGGACGAGGAGTAA
- a CDS encoding ExbD/TolR family protein, translating into MMFRKRERRKVPILNTTSTADISFMLLIFFLVASSMDLDKGLSRQLPAIDKTKTPPAAVDSRKVMRIVIDAKNQVTLDGKAVTMKELLQRATQLIQTNGKGHLIQLQSSRNASYDTYIHVQNQLVAAYNTLRNQRALNLFGKEFELCSNEQQKQIADELPMRISEVYTVSKADNTEKGGTE; encoded by the coding sequence ATGATGTTTCGTAAGAGAGAACGAAGGAAAGTTCCTATACTAAATACGACGTCAACGGCAGATATTTCGTTCATGCTGTTGATATTCTTCCTTGTAGCCTCTTCTATGGACCTCGACAAAGGACTGTCACGTCAGTTGCCTGCTATCGACAAAACAAAGACACCACCTGCTGCCGTTGATAGCAGAAAAGTAATGCGTATTGTTATCGATGCGAAGAATCAAGTGACACTTGATGGAAAGGCTGTGACGATGAAGGAGCTCTTACAGCGTGCAACACAGCTTATTCAAACTAACGGAAAGGGGCATCTTATCCAGTTACAGAGCAGTCGTAACGCTTCATACGATACTTATATCCACGTGCAAAACCAATTAGTTGCAGCGTATAACACCCTTCGCAACCAACGCGCACTCAATCTTTTTGGAAAAGAGTTTGAACTATGTAGCAACGAACAGCAGAAGCAAATAGCCGACGAATTACCTATGCGAATATCAGAGGTGTATACTGTTAGCAAGGCAGACAACACAGAGAAAGGGGGTACAGAATGA